TGGATTCATTTAAGATGTCACTCAATTGATCCAGGCTTTCCACTTCCAAAATCATTTTAGACAATGGAGACAGTTTCAATGTTCCAGTGAATTTGAGGTATTCTTTAAAGGTATATTGTGAGTCTACTAATGCAGCAACCGCGGCTTTCGTTTCCTTCAGCAACAGCTCCTTGTCTTTTTCATAAGGGGGAAGACTTTCTTTCACACCGAAGTGAATAAAATGAGGAGTCAATCCTTGATCAAACACAATGTTTTCGGGACAGACGATAAGATGAAGACGGGACAAGCTATGATTCTGGATTTGTTGTACTAGTTGATAAGCAGTCATCAATCTTTCCTTTTTACTCGCCTTTAAACCTGAAAAAAATGCAAAAGACTCCGGGATGCTGTTTACAATGGAGAGTTCGTCGTTTTCCATCATGATTTCTTTTTGAATAAGAGGGGACAAGTCCTTCAGGAAGTTGATCTCTGAAACTTCATCCAGCTTGATCTTTTCTTTTTGAAAGATCAGGGTGACTCGATTTTCTTTTCTATGTATGTCTGCTTCCAGTTTTTCCTGTAAGTAAGATCCACTTCTATGCACCATTTCTATTGGTCTCCTTTATAAAATCTCAATACGATCTCCTGTACGGATTCCAGCATCAATCAGGCGTATATTTCCTGGAATAACCTCCTGCTTGTTGGTTATCCGGATCCAATAGCCTTCCCTGGAGCCTGCTTCAAGCTTTTGAGACTGCCATACTAAATCGATCAGCTTTTTTACAGTGTGATAATTGGATAATCTCATATCGATGCGTCTATCATCGTAGCGTTTTAAATCTATGGTGATTTCTATATACATAACCGTTGTCACCTCATAAGGAAGGAGCGCCCCACATAATGATAAGCGCTCCTTCTTCTTTAAAATGGATTGGGATAAACTTATCCACGAATTTGATTGGCGATTTGAGCATCTGCATCTTCAAGGGACTTCGCTGTGCTAGTCAATTGCATTGAGATGTCTTCAAGAAGCTGTTGCATCTGAAGGAATGAAGGACGAAGAGTTTGATACTGCTCAGCAAACGCACGGCTTGATTCACCTTCCCACATACCTTCAAGCTCAGAGATCATATTGTCAAGGCGTGAGATCTGCTCACCTACTTGACTGCTTTCTCCTGTGTATCGGTTTGACATACTAATCAATTCTGCCGGGGTAACGCGAATTATTCCTGACATGTAATTCCTCTCCCTTACTTTAAGTTGTTGGTAATCATCTATTTCAATTCAGAATACCCAAGTAAATTGCCAAAGTACCAATATGTAACGTCCACAACCAAAAACCATAATATTACAATTAATGCCACACTTCCAATATCATACTATTATAAACATACATATAAACACAATTTTTACAGAAAAAAGGAAACTTTATAACTACAAGAATATTTTTATTCAGGTCCTTTGTTGTATGACGCTCACGATCCCATTAGGACATTTGTAACAGTATGGTTACTTAAAGCCTTCTGTTGATGTAAACACTGTATATATAACTTTCAATGAGCACTTTGGTTACAAGTACTTACTATATATCCTTATTTTTACTTTTATAAACCATTTTTTTGAAACAATTTACCAGAGAATCATAGACCTAAAAAAAACTCCCTCCATGAGGAAGTGAGTTTTTACAAGTGAAGATCTTTATAATTCTTCTACATTTTGTTTTGGTTTATCCATGTTATATGTGACACCATACTCCTCAGCGAGAAGTTGCATATCTGCATGATAAGCCTCCACAAGCTTATAATATTCCTCCATTTTTTCATTGGATTCATGAATCAACTCTTCATTCTGATCTTCAATCGCTTCTTTTTCGAGAATGAGAGCTTCATAGAAGGTTTCGGTCGCTGTCACGATTTGGATCGCCATGTCTTCAAGCTCTGGTATATCTGACTCAATACTCCTCGCTTCTTCCAGTGCTTTCTCGTAGGCTGGAATCGTATTACTTGTCAGTTCTTCGTAGACTGTTGGGTCATCGGTATAGTTGCCACCCGACACCGAAGCCAGTGACTGAAATGCGACGACTTCATATTGAGCCACCCTGTAGACATCTTCATTAATAAATTCAAGGATTGCTTTTTGCCTATCCCCCACCCCTGTATCGTCTTTCATCGGTTCCACTATTTCTTTTTCCTCTGAATCGCTCCCTATCTCTTTGGAATCAGCTACCTGCTCCTTATTGATTGAGTTCTCTCCTTCAACGCATCCACTTAATAAGAACAGTATGATGATTGACGCAAAACGTAGCTTTCTCATGGGTTAATTCCTTTCTTCTGCAATTGGCTAAATTGCTTTTAGAAGATAAATACCCATTTTTTGTTAAAATAATCTGGATTCAACCTATTAAACTCATGATATCTTCAGTCAGATGGCAAAGTGATTCGATTTCCTATACAATTTATGTAAATAGCAAAATAGTGTGGTGAATGTGATGTTCAAATTATTACTAATAGAAGATGATACCTCCCTTTTCAATGAACTACGGGATAGGCTTTCCCAGTGGTCCTATGACGTATATGGCATCCAAGACTTTAATCAGGTGATGGCAGAATTCGCAGCCATTAAACCTGATCTTGTGATCATCGATATCCAACTGCCTAAATTTGATGGATTCCACTGGTGCCGGATGATCCGGAGTCATTCCAATGTACCGATCTTGTTCTTATCTTCACGTGAACATCCGACGGATATGGTGATGGCCATGCAGCTTGGTGCGGATGATTTCATTCAGAAACCATTTCATTTCGATGTACTCATCGCCAAGATTCAAGCGACGCTAAGAAGGGTGTATAACTACAATACCGAGCAGGTCAGTATCAGGACATGGTCCGGAGCAACGGTTGATGTGGAGCGTAATACCGTATCCAATGAAATTGGCTCCATTGAACTGTCGAAGAATGAAATGTATATTCTAAAGCTGCTGATCGAGCAGAAGAATAAAATTGTCAAAAGGGACGATCTCATCAACAGCCTATGGGATGACAAGCGATTCATCAGTGATAACACGTTGACCGTCAACGTAAACCGCCTCAGGAAACGTCTTGAAGAAATAGGATTGGGTCGCTATATCGAAACGAAAGTTGGGCAAGGGTATGTTGCCATAGAAGAGGATTCGCTATGATCCGTACATACATATGGGAGAGGAAAAGCTGGATTGGGTTCATTATCGGACTTCACTTGATGTGGATTTTCATTGCTTACATCGATTCAGCCATCCCCCTGCAACCGATTCTGTACATGACATTTCTTTCACTGCTATTTTTCATATTATTTTTGTTCATCCGTTATCAGAAAGAAACCCGTTTTTTCAAACGTCTGAAAGAATGGGATCATAACCTGCAGGTTACAGGGCTCGACTCTCCAGATTCACCATTTGAAGAAATGATCTCAGAAAACCTGGCTGAGCAGGCTGGTCTGCTGCGGAAAGAGGTAACAGGCAACAGACTGATGCTTCAACAGGAGAAAGATGAGCTTCTCGCCTGGATCCATGAAGTGAAGACGCCGCTGACGGCGATGCATTTGATGATTGAACGGATGGAAGATAAATCATTAAAGGCCCCATTAATATATGAGTGGCTCAGGGTTCACCTTCTATTAGACCAGCAGCTTCACCGTAAGCGGCTCGCCTTTATGGAAAATGATTTATATATTGAGGAGACGGATCTTGAGGCCGTCCTGTTCCAGGAAATCAAAACCCTCCAGTCCTGGTGCATCCAAAAAGGGATTGGCTTTGATATTGAGCTGCCGTTCACTCATGTATTGAGTGATGCCAAATGGCTTGCCTTTATGATTAGGCAGCTGTTAACCAATGCCGTTAAATACAGTACAGAATCGGATATTCAAATAAATAGTGAACAGATTAATGGGAAAACGAAACTTACGATCCAGGATTCAGGCCGGGGGATCGATTCCAGGGACATGCCGCGGATTTTTGACAAAGGCTTCACTTCGACAGTCGATCATCATGATCATGCCTCCACCGGAATGGGGTTGTACCTGACTAAACGGGTGGCAGAATCCTTGCTCATATCCGTAGAGATCCAGTCAAAAAGAGGAGAAGGGACCACCGTGGCCCTAATCTTCCCAAAGAAAAATGATTTCCTGCAATTGACCGGCGTGTGACAAAAATGTCACATGCTTTTCTGTTTTGTTCGAACAATAAAAGGAAAAGCAACTTCCTGCTTTTTATAATAAAGGTATTAAATCAAAGGAGTTTTTCAAGATGAGGATATTAGAAGCAAATAAATTACAAAAAAGCTACGGAAACAAAATGAATAAGCAGGAAGTGTTAAAAGGGATTGATTTATCCATCGGGAAAGGAGAATTCGTCAGTATCATGGGGGCATCCGGGTCAGGCAAGACAACCCTTTTGAACGTCCTATCTTCCATCGACAAAGTGAGCGCTGGATCGATTAAAATCGAAGGAAGCGAAATGACTCTCATGAAGGAAAAACAGCTTGCACAGTTCAGGAAAAACCACCTTGGTTTTATCTTTCAGGATTACAATCTTCTGGACACCTTGACGGTGAAAGAGAATATCCTTCTACCGTTATCCATCACCAAAATCCCAAAAAAAGAAGCAGACCAGAAATTTAATGACCTTGCTGCGGAGCTCGGCATCTACGAATTGAAAGATAAATATCCAAACGAAATCTCAGGCGGTCAGAAACAGCGGACATCAGCAGCCCGTGCCTTCATCCATGAACCAAGCATCATTTTCGCAGACGAACCGACTGGTGCCCTCGATTCAAAATCTGCATCCGACCTTTTACACAAGCTGAGTCAACTCAATCAAAAGCTTCAAACGACGGTC
The nucleotide sequence above comes from Bacillus sp. KH172YL63. Encoded proteins:
- a CDS encoding EsaB/YukD family protein, whose amino-acid sequence is MYIEITIDLKRYDDRRIDMRLSNYHTVKKLIDLVWQSQKLEAGSREGYWIRITNKQEVIPGNIRLIDAGIRTGDRIEIL
- a CDS encoding WXG100 family type VII secretion target, which translates into the protein MSGIIRVTPAELISMSNRYTGESSQVGEQISRLDNMISELEGMWEGESSRAFAEQYQTLRPSFLQMQQLLEDISMQLTSTAKSLEDADAQIANQIRG
- a CDS encoding response regulator transcription factor, which produces MFKLLLIEDDTSLFNELRDRLSQWSYDVYGIQDFNQVMAEFAAIKPDLVIIDIQLPKFDGFHWCRMIRSHSNVPILFLSSREHPTDMVMAMQLGADDFIQKPFHFDVLIAKIQATLRRVYNYNTEQVSIRTWSGATVDVERNTVSNEIGSIELSKNEMYILKLLIEQKNKIVKRDDLINSLWDDKRFISDNTLTVNVNRLRKRLEEIGLGRYIETKVGQGYVAIEEDSL
- a CDS encoding sensor histidine kinase, which codes for MIRTYIWERKSWIGFIIGLHLMWIFIAYIDSAIPLQPILYMTFLSLLFFILFLFIRYQKETRFFKRLKEWDHNLQVTGLDSPDSPFEEMISENLAEQAGLLRKEVTGNRLMLQQEKDELLAWIHEVKTPLTAMHLMIERMEDKSLKAPLIYEWLRVHLLLDQQLHRKRLAFMENDLYIEETDLEAVLFQEIKTLQSWCIQKGIGFDIELPFTHVLSDAKWLAFMIRQLLTNAVKYSTESDIQINSEQINGKTKLTIQDSGRGIDSRDMPRIFDKGFTSTVDHHDHASTGMGLYLTKRVAESLLISVEIQSKRGEGTTVALIFPKKNDFLQLTGV
- a CDS encoding ABC transporter ATP-binding protein, with the protein product MRILEANKLQKSYGNKMNKQEVLKGIDLSIGKGEFVSIMGASGSGKTTLLNVLSSIDKVSAGSIKIEGSEMTLMKEKQLAQFRKNHLGFIFQDYNLLDTLTVKENILLPLSITKIPKKEADQKFNDLAAELGIYELKDKYPNEISGGQKQRTSAARAFIHEPSIIFADEPTGALDSKSASDLLHKLSQLNQKLQTTVVMVTHDPVAASYCSRVIFIKDGQIYTQLTKGDQERQPFFKDIMKTQGVLGGVQNEH